In Eucalyptus grandis isolate ANBG69807.140 chromosome 4, ASM1654582v1, whole genome shotgun sequence, the following proteins share a genomic window:
- the LOC104443251 gene encoding disease resistance protein RPM1 — MNFVENEVLKVRDGWQEVNAVKEDFDRIKAILRDADSLEEGSQFMKESIRKLRNLADDIEDALDEYELLKAQHQGHGVLEFLQMSHSYVKNWKACIRIMLRMRDISSKVKSICEEHQKFCYQFKQGAEQGSSSTSTSSTWHDQCGDALLLEKADLVGIEEPQEQLVKRLVKGPSEKEIIPVVGMGGSGNTTLVKQVFDDPAVKKHFTICAWVTLSPSSRTEEVLRDMLQQIASSIMESVPSGTDTLSSDLLKMMIRSLLQGRSRYLIILDDVWRVDDWDAVKYVFPNNKNGSRIMMTTRDVKIASSSCKEYAGEVYFMKPLRAEQSWKLFCMKTFKGDSCPSNLKEICESILRKCEGLPLAIVAISGILATKDSDKIDEWHLVHRSIRSEIDSNDRLKNLKKVLSLSFNALPYHLKPCFLHLSVFPTDKQIEHMRLIRLWVAEGLVETKEVKTPEEVAEEYLKDVLSRSLIQAAELTSDGRVKMYRVHDLLWEISSMKSKDQNFATVVDEQHAGWMDRVRRLSVHKILQSAQQNEPLWQLRSLFMFGVSKSSLNRVFSSGLKLLRILDLQGAPLKRFPTQVIDSHLLRYLNLRCTKLHTLPSSIGMLQNLETLDLKHTFITVLPAEITKLHRLCHLLVYRYENIAYSHSKYGFETLGEIGVLQCLQKLCYVEVDDKKSRILIRAIGKLIQLRRLGILKLKKEDGRKLCLSIAKLTNLRALSVSSFKDAEIDLQSISSPPQFLQRVFITGKLQKLPLWIAKLHNLAKLKLKWSHLDKDPMLILQSLPSLIHLELLQAYDWYKLCFKAEGFKKLKILGLDFFEELRFIQVEKGAMPCLEKWSIQRCKCLKNMPSGIEYLSKLKVLELFDMPDELIKKLKPEEQDEEYGKVTHIPELSYGYWRNGAWDVKSVETAAKKRSDLPPCWK; from the coding sequence ATGAACTTCGTCGAGAATGAGGTGCTGAAGGTAAGAGACGGTTGGCAAGAAGTGAATGCTGTGAAAGAAGATTTTGACCGCATTAAAGCCATCCTACGTGATGCAGATTCACTAGAAGAGGGTAGCCAATTCATGAAAGAATCGATCAGGAAACTAAGAAATCTTGCAGATGACATTGAAGATGCTCTTGATGAGTATGAGCTACTGAAGGCACAACATCAAGGCCATGGAGTCCTTGAATTTCTACAGATGTCACATAGCTATGTAAAGAACTGGAAAGCTTGCATAAGGATCATGCTTCGGATGAGAGACATAAGTTCCAAAGTCAAAAGTATCTGTGAAGAACATCAAAAGTTTTGTTACCAGTTCAAGCAAGGTGCAGAACAAGGTTCGAGCTCCACCTCTACATCCAGCACGTGGCACGACCAGTGCGGAGATGCCCTTCTATTGGAAAAAGCCGATCTAGTGGGTATTGAAGAGCCCCAAGAGCAACTGGTGAAGCGGTTGGTGAAGGGTCCttctgagaaagaaataattccAGTCGTGGGGATGGGAGGTTCGGGAAATACTACTCTCGTAAAGCAAGTCTTTGATGATCCAGCCGTGAAGAAACACTTCACAATCTGTGCTTGGGTCActctttctccatcttcgaGGACAGAAGAAGTCCTCAGGGACATGCTTCAGCAAATCGCTAGCAGCATCATGGAATCTGTCCCCAGTGGAACAGACACTTTAAGTTCTGATCTACTGAAAATGATGATCAGGAGCTTGCTGCAAGGAAGATCGAGGTACTTGATCATTCTCGATGATGTGTGGCGTGTTGATGATTGGGATGCTGTCAAATATGTATTTCCCAACAACAAAAATGGTAGTCGAATAATGATGACAACAAGGGATGTCAAGATAGCATCATCTTCATGCAAGGAATATGCTGGAGAGGTCTACTTCATGAAGCCTTTGCGTGCTGAACAATCATGGAAGCTTTTCTGCATGAAGACATTCAAGGGCGACTCATGTCCTTCGAATTTGAAGGAAATATGTGAAAGCATCTTGCGGAAGTGTGAGGGGCTACCCTTGGCAATTGTTGCCATCAGTGGCATCTTGGCCACAAAGGACAGCGACAAAATAGATGAATGGCATCTAGTACATCGAAGTATCCGTTCTGAAATTGATAGCAATGATAGACTGAAGAACTTGAAGAAGGTACTTTCTCTTAGTTTCAATGCCTTGCCTTACCACCTAAAACCTTGTTTCTTGCACTTGAGTGTATTCCCTACGGATAAACAGATTGAGCATATGCGGTTAATCCGATTATGGGTGGCAGAAGGACTTGTCGAAACAAAAGAGGTTAAGACACCAGAAGAAGTTGCAGAAGAGTACCTTAAGGATGTCCTAAGCAGGAGCCTCATTCAAGCGGCTGAGCTAACGAGCGATGGAAGGGTCAAGATGTATCGAGTTCATGACCTCTTGTGGGAAATTAGCAGTATGAAGTCTAAAGATCAAAACTTTGCAACTGTAGTTGATGAACAACATGCAGGATGGATGGATAGAGTTCGCCGCCTTTCAGTTCACAAAATACTTCAATCTGCACAGCAAAATGAGCCACTATGGCAACTTCGCTCTCTGTTCATGTTTGGGGTAAGCAAATCATCCTTAAATAGAGTGTTCTCTTCTGGTCTCAAACTACTCAGAATTCTAGACTTGCAAGGTGCCCCTTTGAAAAGGTTTCCAACACAAGTGATTGACTCGCATCTTCTCCGTTATCTAAATCTTAGGTGCACCAAACTCCACACACTTCCAAGTTCAATAGGAATGCTTCAGAATTTGGAGACCCTGGATCTTAAACACACATTTATTACTGTATTGCCAGCGGAAATCACAAAGCTCCACAGGCTTTGCCATTTACTGGTATATCGTTATGAAAATATTGCCTATTCGCACAGTAAGTACGGCTTTGAGACCCTTGGAGAAATTGGGGTCCTTCAATGTTTACAGAAGCTATGCTATGTAGAAGTGGATGATAAAAAAAGCCGCATCTTGATCAGAGCGATCGGGAAGTTGATCCAACTGAGAAGGTTGGGCATTCTgaagctgaagaaagaagatggaagGAAGCTATGCCTATCAATTGCCAAGTTGACAAATCTCCGAGCACTGtcagtttcttcttttaaaGATGCTGAAATTGATCTGCAAAGCATTTCTTCTCCTCCACAGTTCCTCCAAAGAGTGTTCATAACGGGAAAATTGCAGAAGTTGCCACTTTGGATTGCCAAGCTCCATAATCTTGCCAAGCTTAAACTGAAATGGAGCCACCTCGACAAAGATCCAATGTTAATCCTCCAAAGTTTGCCCAGTCTCATACACCTTGAGTTACTTCAAGCCTATGATTGGTATAAACTATGCTTCAAGGCTGAAGGGTTTAAGAAGCTCAAGATATTAGGTCTTGATTTTTTTGAGGAGCTTAGATTCATACAGGTAGAGAAAGGAGCAATGCCTTGCCTTGAAAAGTGGAGCATCCAGCGATGCAAGTGTTTGAAAAATATGCCGTCAGGAATCGAGTATCTCAGCAAGCTCAAAGTGCTGGAGCTTTTCGACATGCCTGATgaactaattaagaaacttaaaccagaagaacaagatgaagaaTACGGGAAAGTCACACATATTCCAGAGCTTAGTTATGGCTACTGGAGAAATGGTGCTTGGGACGTTAAATCAGTCGAGACAGCAGCCAAGAAGAGAAGCGACCTTCCTCCTTGTTGGAAGTAA